The following are encoded in a window of Pongo abelii isolate AG06213 chromosome 16, NHGRI_mPonAbe1-v2.0_pri, whole genome shotgun sequence genomic DNA:
- the LOC129050321 gene encoding golgin subfamily A member 8B-like isoform X3, with translation MAEETRQSKLAAAKKKLKEYWQRNSPGVPAAAKRNRKANGSSPETATSGGCHSSEASPRQEQAAVLDSRSVKISRLNNTIKSLKQQKKQVEHQLEEEKEANSEKQKAQRELEVQIQRLNIENKKLNTDLYRTKRSLRYFEEESRDLAGRLQRSSQRTGELERALCAVAATQKKPDGFSSRSKALMKMQLEQSIREQILLKRHVTQLKESLKEVQLERDQYALQIKGERAQWQQRMRKMSQEVCTLKEAKKHDTHRVEELERSLSKLKNQTAEPLLPDPPAVPSEVELQDLRKELERVAGELQAQVENNRRINLLNRGQKERLREQEERLQEQQERLQEQEKRLQQLAEPQSDYKELKNEDKSALQWEQQVKELQEKLGQVTETVTSAQKEPEAAAPASGAGGESVSGETLRALREVMEKLESGLMDLLEEKADLREHVEKLEVRFIQYWRERCHQKVHRLLTEPGGSAKDAAPGGGHHQAGPGQGGGEGEAAGAAGDGVAACANYNEGHGKFLAAARNPAAEPGPGAPAPQELGAADMHGDPRLPLSKDLCEVSLTNSVEPAQGEAREGSSQDNPTAQPIVQLLGEMQDHQEHPGLGRNPCVPCFCWAWLPRGRR, from the exons atggCAGAAGAAACTCGACAGAGCAAATTAGCTGCAGCCAAGAAAAAG TTAAAAGAATATTGGCAGAGAAACAGCCCTGGTGTTCCAGCAGCAGCGAAGAGGAACAGGAAAGCAAATGGCAGTAGCCCTGAGACAGccacttctggtggttgccactCATCTGAGGCT AGCCCACGCCAAGAACAAGCAGCAGTCCTGGACTCGAGGTCCGTAAAAATCAGTCGACTGAATAACACCATCAAATCTTTG aaacaacagaagaaacaagTGGAACATCAGCTGGAAGAA gaaaaggaagcaaacagTGAGAAACAGAAAGCCCAAAGGGagctagag GTTCAAATCCAGAGATTGAACATAGAGAACAAGAAACTAAATACGGACCTGTATCGCACGAAACGTTCTCTCAGATACTTTGAAG AAGAGTCCAGGGATCTGGCCGGCCGCCTGCAACGTTCATCACAGCGTACAGGAGAGTTAGAGCGGGCTCTCTGTGCTGTCGCCGCCACGCAGAAGAAGCCAGATGGG TTCTCGAGCCGCAGTAAAGCACTTATGAAGATGCAGTTAGAGCAGTCCATAAGGGAGCAGATACTGCTGAAACGACACGTGACACAG TTGAAGGAGTCACTTAAAGAAGTCCAGCTGGAGAGAGATCAATATGCACTACAAATAAAAGGAGAGAGGGCCCAGTGGCAGCAGAGGATGAGGAAAATGTCGCAGGAG gtTTGCACATTGAAGGAGGCGAAGAAGCATGATACGCATCGGGTAGAAGAGCTGGAGAGGAGTTTGTCCAAACTCAAAAACCAGACGG CTGAACCACTGCTCCCGGATCCCCCAGCAGTGCCCTCTGAGGTGGAGCTGCAAGACCTGAGGAAGGAGCTGGAGAGAGTGGCAGGAGAGCTCCAGGCTCAGGTGGAAAACAATCGGCGCATCAATCTCCTGAACCGTGGGCAAAAGGAGAGGCTTCGCGAGCAGGAGGAGAGGCTTCAGGAGCAGCAGGAGAGGCTTCAGGAACAGGAGAAGAGGCTTCAGCAGCTGGCCGAGCCACAGAGTGACTACAAGGAGCTG AAGAACGAGGACAAGAGCGCCCTGCAGTGGGAGCAGCAAGTAAAGGAGCTGCAGGAGAAGCTGGGCCAGGTGACGGAGACGGTCACCTCAGCCCAGAAGGAGCCagaggcagcagccccagcctcGGGGGCTGGGGGCGAGTCTGTGAGTGGGGAGACCCTCCGGGCCCTGCGGGAAGTCATGGAGAAGCTGGAG AGCGGCCTTATGGACCTCCTGGAGGAGAAGGCGGACCTGAGGGaacatgtggagaaactggaagttCGATTCATCCAGTACTGGAGAGAGAGATGCCATCA GAAAGTGCATCGCCTTCTAACAGAGCCAGGGGGCAGTGCCAAAGACGCAGCACCTGGAGGAGGACATCATCAGGCTGGCCCAGGacaaggaggaggggaag GTGAAGCTGCTGGAGCTGCAGGAGATGGTGTTGCGGCTTGTGCCAACTATAACGAGGGGCACGGCAAATTCCTGGCCGCTGCCCGGAACCCTGCTGCTGAACCCGGTCCAGGAGCCCCAGCCCCCCAGGAGCTTGGGGCTGCCGACATGCATGGTG ATCCCCGCCTCCCTCTCTCCAAAGATCTTTGTGAGGTGAGCCTCACCAACAGCGTGGAGCCTGCACAAGGAGAAGCCAGGGAGGGTTCTTCCCAGGACAACCCTACTGCACAGCCAATCGTGCAGCTCCTTGGTGAGATGCAGGACCACCAAGAGCACCCAGGCTTGGGCAGAAACCCCTGTGTGCCATGCTTTTGCTGGGCTTGGCTGCCCAGAGGAAGGAGATAA
- the LOC129050321 gene encoding golgin subfamily A member 8B-like isoform X1, with the protein MAEETRQSKLAAAKKKLKEYWQRNSPGVPAAAKRNRKANGSSPETATSGGCHSSEASPRQEQAAVLDSRSVKISRLNNTIKSLKQQKKQVEHQLEEEKEANSEKQKAQRELEVQIQRLNIENKKLNTDLYRTKRSLRYFEEESRDLAGRLQRSSQRTGELERALCAVAATQKKPDGFSSRSKALMKMQLEQSIREQILLKRHVTQLKESLKEVQLERDQYALQIKGERAQWQQRMRKMSQEVCTLKEAKKHDTHRVEELERSLSKLKNQTAEPLLPDPPAVPSEVELQDLRKELERVAGELQAQVENNRRINLLNRGQKERLREQEERLQEQQERLQEQEKRLQQLAEPQSDYKELLQNLLLSVQKNEDKSALQWEQQVKELQEKLGQVTETVTSAQKEPEAAAPASGAGGESVSGETLRALREVMEKLESGLMDLLEEKADLREHVEKLEVRFIQYWRERCHQKVHRLLTEPGGSAKDAAPGGGHHQAGPGQGGGEGEAAGAAGDGVAACANYNEGHGKFLAAARNPAAEPGPGAPAPQELGAADMHGDPRLPLSKDLCEVSLTNSVEPAQGEAREGSSQDNPTAQPIVQLLGEMQDHQEHPGLGRNPCVPCFCWAWLPRGRR; encoded by the exons atggCAGAAGAAACTCGACAGAGCAAATTAGCTGCAGCCAAGAAAAAG TTAAAAGAATATTGGCAGAGAAACAGCCCTGGTGTTCCAGCAGCAGCGAAGAGGAACAGGAAAGCAAATGGCAGTAGCCCTGAGACAGccacttctggtggttgccactCATCTGAGGCT AGCCCACGCCAAGAACAAGCAGCAGTCCTGGACTCGAGGTCCGTAAAAATCAGTCGACTGAATAACACCATCAAATCTTTG aaacaacagaagaaacaagTGGAACATCAGCTGGAAGAA gaaaaggaagcaaacagTGAGAAACAGAAAGCCCAAAGGGagctagag GTTCAAATCCAGAGATTGAACATAGAGAACAAGAAACTAAATACGGACCTGTATCGCACGAAACGTTCTCTCAGATACTTTGAAG AAGAGTCCAGGGATCTGGCCGGCCGCCTGCAACGTTCATCACAGCGTACAGGAGAGTTAGAGCGGGCTCTCTGTGCTGTCGCCGCCACGCAGAAGAAGCCAGATGGG TTCTCGAGCCGCAGTAAAGCACTTATGAAGATGCAGTTAGAGCAGTCCATAAGGGAGCAGATACTGCTGAAACGACACGTGACACAG TTGAAGGAGTCACTTAAAGAAGTCCAGCTGGAGAGAGATCAATATGCACTACAAATAAAAGGAGAGAGGGCCCAGTGGCAGCAGAGGATGAGGAAAATGTCGCAGGAG gtTTGCACATTGAAGGAGGCGAAGAAGCATGATACGCATCGGGTAGAAGAGCTGGAGAGGAGTTTGTCCAAACTCAAAAACCAGACGG CTGAACCACTGCTCCCGGATCCCCCAGCAGTGCCCTCTGAGGTGGAGCTGCAAGACCTGAGGAAGGAGCTGGAGAGAGTGGCAGGAGAGCTCCAGGCTCAGGTGGAAAACAATCGGCGCATCAATCTCCTGAACCGTGGGCAAAAGGAGAGGCTTCGCGAGCAGGAGGAGAGGCTTCAGGAGCAGCAGGAGAGGCTTCAGGAACAGGAGAAGAGGCTTCAGCAGCTGGCCGAGCCACAGAGTGACTACAAGGAGCTG CTGCAGAACTTGCTTCTCTCTGTCCAGAAGAACGAGGACAAGAGCGCCCTGCAGTGGGAGCAGCAAGTAAAGGAGCTGCAGGAGAAGCTGGGCCAGGTGACGGAGACGGTCACCTCAGCCCAGAAGGAGCCagaggcagcagccccagcctcGGGGGCTGGGGGCGAGTCTGTGAGTGGGGAGACCCTCCGGGCCCTGCGGGAAGTCATGGAGAAGCTGGAG AGCGGCCTTATGGACCTCCTGGAGGAGAAGGCGGACCTGAGGGaacatgtggagaaactggaagttCGATTCATCCAGTACTGGAGAGAGAGATGCCATCA GAAAGTGCATCGCCTTCTAACAGAGCCAGGGGGCAGTGCCAAAGACGCAGCACCTGGAGGAGGACATCATCAGGCTGGCCCAGGacaaggaggaggggaag GTGAAGCTGCTGGAGCTGCAGGAGATGGTGTTGCGGCTTGTGCCAACTATAACGAGGGGCACGGCAAATTCCTGGCCGCTGCCCGGAACCCTGCTGCTGAACCCGGTCCAGGAGCCCCAGCCCCCCAGGAGCTTGGGGCTGCCGACATGCATGGTG ATCCCCGCCTCCCTCTCTCCAAAGATCTTTGTGAGGTGAGCCTCACCAACAGCGTGGAGCCTGCACAAGGAGAAGCCAGGGAGGGTTCTTCCCAGGACAACCCTACTGCACAGCCAATCGTGCAGCTCCTTGGTGAGATGCAGGACCACCAAGAGCACCCAGGCTTGGGCAGAAACCCCTGTGTGCCATGCTTTTGCTGGGCTTGGCTGCCCAGAGGAAGGAGATAA
- the LOC129050321 gene encoding golgin subfamily A member 8B-like isoform X4: MAEETRQSKLAAAKKKLKEYWQRNSPGVPAAAKRNRKANGSSPETATSGGCHSSEASPRQEQAAVLDSRSVKISRLNNTIKSLKQQKKQVEHQLEEEKEANSEKQKAQRELEVQIQRLNIENKKLNTDLYRTKRSLRYFEEESRDLAGRLQRSSQRTGELERALCAVAATQKKPDGFSSRSKALMKMQLEQSIREQILLKRHVTQLKESLKEVQLERDQYALQIKGERAQWQQRMRKMSQEVCTLKEAKKHDTHRVEELERSLSKLKNQTAEPLLPDPPAVPSEVELQDLRKELERVAGELQAQVENNRRINLLNRGQKERLREQEERLQEQQERLQEQEKRLQQLAEPQSDYKELLQNLLLSVQKNEDKSALQWEQQVKELQEKLGQVTETVTSAQKEPEAAAPASGAGGESVSGETLRALREVMEKLESGLMDLLEEKADLREHVEKLEVRFIQYWRERCHQKVHRLLTEPGGSAKDAAPGGGHHQAGPGQGGGEGEAAGAAGDGVAACANYNEGHGKFLAAARNPAAEPGPGAPAPQELGAADMHDLCEVSLTNSVEPAQGEAREGSSQDNPTAQPIVQLLGEMQDHQEHPGLGRNPCVPCFCWAWLPRGRR; encoded by the exons atggCAGAAGAAACTCGACAGAGCAAATTAGCTGCAGCCAAGAAAAAG TTAAAAGAATATTGGCAGAGAAACAGCCCTGGTGTTCCAGCAGCAGCGAAGAGGAACAGGAAAGCAAATGGCAGTAGCCCTGAGACAGccacttctggtggttgccactCATCTGAGGCT AGCCCACGCCAAGAACAAGCAGCAGTCCTGGACTCGAGGTCCGTAAAAATCAGTCGACTGAATAACACCATCAAATCTTTG aaacaacagaagaaacaagTGGAACATCAGCTGGAAGAA gaaaaggaagcaaacagTGAGAAACAGAAAGCCCAAAGGGagctagag GTTCAAATCCAGAGATTGAACATAGAGAACAAGAAACTAAATACGGACCTGTATCGCACGAAACGTTCTCTCAGATACTTTGAAG AAGAGTCCAGGGATCTGGCCGGCCGCCTGCAACGTTCATCACAGCGTACAGGAGAGTTAGAGCGGGCTCTCTGTGCTGTCGCCGCCACGCAGAAGAAGCCAGATGGG TTCTCGAGCCGCAGTAAAGCACTTATGAAGATGCAGTTAGAGCAGTCCATAAGGGAGCAGATACTGCTGAAACGACACGTGACACAG TTGAAGGAGTCACTTAAAGAAGTCCAGCTGGAGAGAGATCAATATGCACTACAAATAAAAGGAGAGAGGGCCCAGTGGCAGCAGAGGATGAGGAAAATGTCGCAGGAG gtTTGCACATTGAAGGAGGCGAAGAAGCATGATACGCATCGGGTAGAAGAGCTGGAGAGGAGTTTGTCCAAACTCAAAAACCAGACGG CTGAACCACTGCTCCCGGATCCCCCAGCAGTGCCCTCTGAGGTGGAGCTGCAAGACCTGAGGAAGGAGCTGGAGAGAGTGGCAGGAGAGCTCCAGGCTCAGGTGGAAAACAATCGGCGCATCAATCTCCTGAACCGTGGGCAAAAGGAGAGGCTTCGCGAGCAGGAGGAGAGGCTTCAGGAGCAGCAGGAGAGGCTTCAGGAACAGGAGAAGAGGCTTCAGCAGCTGGCCGAGCCACAGAGTGACTACAAGGAGCTG CTGCAGAACTTGCTTCTCTCTGTCCAGAAGAACGAGGACAAGAGCGCCCTGCAGTGGGAGCAGCAAGTAAAGGAGCTGCAGGAGAAGCTGGGCCAGGTGACGGAGACGGTCACCTCAGCCCAGAAGGAGCCagaggcagcagccccagcctcGGGGGCTGGGGGCGAGTCTGTGAGTGGGGAGACCCTCCGGGCCCTGCGGGAAGTCATGGAGAAGCTGGAG AGCGGCCTTATGGACCTCCTGGAGGAGAAGGCGGACCTGAGGGaacatgtggagaaactggaagttCGATTCATCCAGTACTGGAGAGAGAGATGCCATCA GAAAGTGCATCGCCTTCTAACAGAGCCAGGGGGCAGTGCCAAAGACGCAGCACCTGGAGGAGGACATCATCAGGCTGGCCCAGGacaaggaggaggggaag GTGAAGCTGCTGGAGCTGCAGGAGATGGTGTTGCGGCTTGTGCCAACTATAACGAGGGGCACGGCAAATTCCTGGCCGCTGCCCGGAACCCTGCTGCTGAACCCGGTCCAGGAGCCCCAGCCCCCCAGGAGCTTGGGGCTGCCGACATGCATG ATCTTTGTGAGGTGAGCCTCACCAACAGCGTGGAGCCTGCACAAGGAGAAGCCAGGGAGGGTTCTTCCCAGGACAACCCTACTGCACAGCCAATCGTGCAGCTCCTTGGTGAGATGCAGGACCACCAAGAGCACCCAGGCTTGGGCAGAAACCCCTGTGTGCCATGCTTTTGCTGGGCTTGGCTGCCCAGAGGAAGGAGATAA